Proteins encoded by one window of Rubinisphaera margarita:
- the ggt gene encoding gamma-glutamyltransferase, producing the protein MKLRYVVQLITCTILISNHWSGAAEPVTRPPRQSVEVVESRSGIVVSETDEASAAACKILTQGGNAVDAAVTTAFVLAVTWPEAGNLGGGGFMMIAPPGDDVVCVDYRETAPASVSANSFVNWTDRHHARMAGVPGTVAGLATAHERYGTLPWKQLVIPAVQLARDGVEVDEFLAWSLNSYLTRARVRTDPQFAEFRRVYGHPDGRHWRVGDRLVQPDLASTLELIAEQGASAFYEGAIASRLLQEMKRSEGLISREDLKSYEALIKPAVSGRFRGYTIYGAPPPSSGGLTVILEMQMVETLKLTPTSEEFWTADQVHLLSEVMRRAFRERAAHLGDLPMTRELHNKFSRARAHELASTIDRETATSSKSIADKIAITEGPYESPQTTHFSVIDANGMAVSNTYTLEESYGSRIVVAGAGFLLNNEMGDFNWYPGYTNTEGTIGTEPNEMAPGKRMLSSQSPTIVKQGEKVRLVTGSPGGRTIINTVYEILVQTLAFERPLPEAVDGWRFHHQWYPDVIRLESLDEADVKHIAEELESRGHNVRLSADYRQGSAHSISVDVETDMATGVADWRRGGAARRAETVQTVP; encoded by the coding sequence ATGAAGCTCAGATACGTCGTCCAGCTGATTACTTGCACGATTCTAATAAGCAATCACTGGAGTGGAGCCGCAGAGCCAGTCACACGTCCGCCGCGTCAGTCGGTTGAAGTCGTTGAAAGTAGGAGCGGCATCGTCGTGTCGGAAACCGACGAAGCCTCTGCCGCGGCGTGCAAGATTCTGACGCAAGGCGGAAACGCAGTCGATGCAGCGGTGACGACGGCGTTTGTCCTCGCGGTCACCTGGCCAGAGGCCGGTAATCTCGGAGGCGGAGGCTTCATGATGATCGCTCCGCCCGGGGACGATGTCGTCTGTGTGGACTATCGGGAAACGGCCCCAGCCTCGGTCAGCGCCAATAGCTTCGTAAACTGGACCGACCGCCACCATGCTCGAATGGCGGGAGTTCCCGGAACGGTCGCCGGACTTGCCACCGCTCACGAACGGTATGGGACACTGCCGTGGAAGCAGCTTGTGATTCCTGCCGTGCAGCTGGCGCGAGATGGGGTTGAAGTCGATGAGTTTCTGGCCTGGTCGCTCAACTCGTACCTGACCCGCGCACGAGTGCGAACAGATCCTCAGTTCGCCGAGTTCCGCCGCGTCTACGGTCACCCGGACGGTCGTCACTGGCGCGTCGGAGACCGACTCGTGCAACCGGATCTGGCTTCGACACTCGAACTGATCGCCGAACAGGGAGCATCCGCGTTCTATGAAGGAGCCATCGCCAGTCGATTGCTGCAGGAGATGAAACGAAGCGAAGGGCTCATCAGTCGTGAAGACCTCAAGTCCTACGAGGCTCTTATTAAACCGGCAGTCAGTGGTCGATTTAGGGGCTACACCATCTACGGAGCCCCGCCTCCGAGTTCCGGCGGCCTGACCGTCATACTGGAAATGCAGATGGTCGAAACGCTCAAGTTGACTCCAACGTCAGAAGAGTTCTGGACCGCCGATCAAGTCCATCTTCTCAGTGAGGTCATGCGGCGAGCCTTTCGCGAGCGGGCTGCCCATCTCGGAGATCTGCCCATGACGAGGGAACTCCACAACAAGTTTTCGCGAGCACGTGCACACGAGCTGGCTTCGACGATCGATCGAGAGACCGCCACGTCGAGCAAATCGATCGCCGACAAGATCGCCATCACAGAGGGACCTTACGAAAGCCCGCAGACGACCCACTTCTCGGTCATCGACGCGAACGGCATGGCGGTCAGCAACACCTACACGTTGGAAGAATCGTATGGCTCCCGCATCGTGGTCGCGGGAGCGGGTTTTCTACTCAACAACGAGATGGGTGACTTCAACTGGTATCCGGGATACACCAACACCGAAGGAACGATCGGCACGGAACCGAATGAGATGGCTCCTGGGAAGAGGATGCTCTCCTCGCAGTCGCCGACGATTGTCAAGCAGGGAGAGAAGGTCCGACTCGTGACCGGGAGTCCGGGCGGCAGGACGATCATCAATACCGTTTATGAGATTCTGGTGCAGACGCTGGCTTTCGAACGCCCATTGCCGGAAGCGGTGGATGGCTGGCGGTTCCATCACCAGTGGTATCCGGATGTGATTCGGCTGGAATCACTGGACGAAGCCGACGTAAAACACATCGCCGAGGAACTCGAAAGCCGCGGCCACAATGTGCGGCTCTCAGCCGATTACAGGCAGGGCTCCGCGCATTCGATCTCAGTCGATGTCGAAACGGACATGGCGACTGGCGTCGCTGACTGGCGACGGGGGGGAGCGGCTCGCCGCGCGGAAACGGTGCAGACAGTCCCGTAG
- a CDS encoding MgtC/SapB family protein: MELIWSDILIRLGAAIFCGGIVGWERGRQEKAAGLRTHILVSLGAAAFTLIAIELPRSYAETEKIEMDPTRIVQGIIGGIGFLGAGAIFRTRSTIHGLTTASGIWVIAAAGVASGFGFFMLAIPLAVMIALINGFFVLFDPKKDSPEESVPPPESQLDG, encoded by the coding sequence ATGGAACTGATCTGGAGTGATATCCTCATTCGACTGGGGGCGGCAATCTTCTGTGGAGGAATCGTCGGCTGGGAACGCGGGCGGCAGGAGAAAGCTGCTGGCTTGCGGACCCATATTCTCGTCTCTCTCGGTGCAGCTGCGTTCACGCTGATTGCGATTGAACTTCCTCGGTCGTACGCCGAAACGGAAAAGATCGAGATGGATCCGACCCGCATCGTTCAGGGAATCATCGGCGGAATCGGGTTCCTTGGAGCAGGAGCAATCTTCCGCACCCGTTCGACAATCCACGGACTGACGACGGCTTCCGGAATCTGGGTCATCGCCGCCGCTGGCGTCGCCAGTGGATTCGGCTTCTTCATGCTCGCGATCCCACTGGCCGTCATGATCGCGCTCATCAATGGATTCTTCGTTCTGTTCGATCCCAAGAAAGACTCGCCGGAAGAATCCGTCCCTCCACCAGAGTCACAACTGGATGGCTGA
- a CDS encoding YaiI/YqxD family protein: protein MRIWVDADACPRDIRELLFRAAVRRKVQITLVANQPVRVPKSEFIDTVQVGAGANVADQRIVELMAPEDLVVTADIPLAAGVVKQGGQALDPRGQMFSEANIGERLAMRDLLDGLRGSGEIMGGPATFSDKDRQTFANQLDRWLTSRQK from the coding sequence ATGCGTATCTGGGTCGACGCCGACGCCTGTCCCCGCGACATCCGGGAGCTGCTGTTTCGCGCAGCCGTCCGCCGGAAGGTGCAGATCACACTCGTCGCCAACCAGCCGGTGCGAGTTCCGAAGTCGGAATTTATCGACACCGTTCAGGTCGGAGCAGGGGCCAACGTGGCCGATCAGCGCATCGTAGAACTGATGGCCCCGGAAGATCTCGTCGTGACCGCTGACATTCCGCTAGCCGCCGGGGTGGTCAAACAGGGCGGACAGGCTCTCGATCCCCGTGGGCAGATGTTCTCCGAGGCAAACATCGGAGAACGACTCGCGATGCGCGATCTGCTCGACGGGCTTCGCGGCAGCGGCGAGATCATGGGCGGCCCGGCTACTTTTTCCGACAAGGATCGGCAGACATTCGCCAACCAACTCGATCGGTGGCTGACTTCCCGCCAAAAGTAG
- a CDS encoding nucleotidyltransferase family protein: MNAAIVLAAGGSTRMGQPKQLLDWNGRPLLRHTINELISAGLDHVIVVLGAQADVIESQALADAPAMVEIVYNPDWETGQASSLSTGMRAANARGEEVRLLLVALCDQPFVIASDYRKLIDALSADGASAAATRYDSGAGVPAAFTRQACLELLHVQGDVGARGWLRAQPFERVALVDIPTALRDLDSPRQYQHALADLSQTSNERNR, encoded by the coding sequence GTGAATGCGGCGATCGTACTGGCCGCCGGCGGCTCAACCCGGATGGGACAACCGAAGCAACTGCTCGACTGGAACGGCCGCCCGTTACTTCGGCACACTATTAACGAATTGATTTCCGCCGGACTCGATCATGTGATTGTGGTTCTGGGAGCCCAGGCCGATGTGATTGAGAGCCAGGCCCTTGCCGACGCTCCGGCGATGGTTGAGATCGTGTACAATCCCGACTGGGAGACGGGGCAGGCTTCGAGTCTTTCGACGGGGATGCGAGCTGCGAATGCACGCGGGGAAGAGGTCCGACTGCTCCTGGTTGCTCTCTGTGACCAGCCTTTCGTGATCGCTTCCGACTACCGCAAATTGATCGATGCACTTTCTGCCGATGGTGCGTCCGCGGCGGCAACACGCTACGATTCAGGCGCTGGTGTCCCCGCGGCATTCACCCGACAGGCCTGCCTGGAACTGCTTCACGTTCAAGGGGACGTTGGAGCCCGTGGCTGGCTGCGAGCGCAGCCGTTTGAGCGTGTCGCTCTGGTCGATATTCCGACGGCCCTGCGTGACCTCGACAGTCCGCGGCAATACCAGCATGCCCTGGCAGATCTCTCACAGACTTCCAACGAACGGAACCGATGA
- a CDS encoding XdhC family protein translates to MQELLRTAREALEFDEECVLCTVVRLVGSGYGRPGARLLLTQSGERVGYISGGCLEKDLCRQAWSLTERGPRLIAYDTRSGTIHPSRFNTGCEGIVSILCQRIRSLVDPAIRIPALLDHHDTPVKLATIYRSSSPYFQAGDTIAVLPDSDIITDLSSVHSPVFQQVLIERILEAGQTHSVELQDQEGNAIEVFIELLTPPPHLVICGAGDDVIPVVEFARRLDWKVTVLGHRPELTTPARFERAHVRCGQIAEMLEEMTLGPRCYPLLMTHDFACDVQLLPTLLESAAPSIGILGPKRRLARLVQELADSGRTVSPEEADRIRAPLGLDLGAITPAEIACSIVAEIIALERGRSGRPLHDSRHPIHDAAPHQSETQPPSRSMRTASVCALTGIDS, encoded by the coding sequence ATGCAGGAACTGTTACGAACAGCCCGCGAGGCTCTTGAGTTCGACGAAGAGTGCGTCCTCTGCACTGTCGTCCGCCTGGTCGGCAGTGGTTACGGACGACCGGGAGCCCGCCTGTTGCTCACGCAGTCTGGAGAACGCGTTGGCTATATCAGCGGAGGATGTCTGGAGAAAGATCTTTGTCGCCAGGCGTGGAGCCTCACCGAACGAGGGCCGCGGCTGATTGCCTACGACACCCGTTCGGGAACGATCCACCCGTCCCGATTCAACACTGGCTGCGAAGGAATTGTCTCCATTCTCTGCCAGAGGATTCGCAGTCTCGTCGATCCCGCGATTCGCATTCCCGCACTGCTGGATCACCACGACACTCCGGTTAAGCTGGCGACGATCTACCGCAGCAGTTCACCATATTTCCAGGCTGGTGACACGATCGCCGTTCTTCCGGATTCAGACATCATCACGGATCTCTCTTCCGTTCACTCGCCCGTGTTCCAGCAGGTATTGATCGAGCGGATTCTCGAAGCCGGGCAAACGCACTCCGTCGAGCTTCAAGATCAGGAGGGGAACGCAATTGAAGTCTTCATCGAGCTGTTGACGCCGCCACCTCATCTGGTGATTTGCGGAGCAGGGGATGATGTCATTCCCGTGGTCGAGTTTGCCCGTCGACTCGACTGGAAAGTGACAGTCCTCGGCCACCGCCCTGAACTGACGACGCCGGCCCGTTTCGAACGGGCACACGTACGGTGTGGACAAATCGCCGAGATGCTGGAAGAGATGACACTCGGTCCACGATGCTATCCACTACTAATGACTCACGACTTTGCCTGCGACGTTCAGCTGCTGCCAACGCTTCTGGAATCCGCGGCTCCATCCATTGGCATCCTTGGTCCGAAACGGCGTCTTGCCAGACTCGTGCAGGAACTTGCCGACAGTGGTCGAACAGTATCTCCGGAAGAAGCCGATCGTATCCGGGCTCCACTGGGGCTCGATCTGGGGGCGATCACGCCGGCCGAGATAGCCTGTTCAATTGTCGCAGAAATTATCGCACTCGAACGCGGACGGTCGGGAAGACCGCTGCACGACTCGCGCCATCCCATTCACGATGCTGCGCCTCATCAGAGCGAGACACAACCACCTTCCCGCTCGATGAGAACCGCATCGGTCTGTGCGCTCACTGGAATAGATTCGTGA
- a CDS encoding xanthine dehydrogenase family protein molybdopterin-binding subunit produces the protein MATTTYSKLPLEGAVGKPIVRRSGRAKVTGTAPFTAERNLPGLLHAVAVPSTIARGKIRSIDTSSAEKMTGVRVVITPDNVPEFKRIPTFNEAMKESCLASHVYPAAEREVFYAGQFVAAVVADTFEAARDAALAVKIEYEPMEHVTSIEEAPADERPKSLFGAPPVIEIGDAVSAFDLAEVKVDVNFDLAMNHHNPIEPHAALAHWSHEGGKEHLTVFETTQSLSVSQKTYEKLFSLQPEQVRVICEMVGGAFGSKGSMWPHSVLACFCARVAGAPVKLVVTRQQLFGGTGHRTPMKQRVALGANRDGTIKAIIHEGVATTSEKDSYAEAFTMATRMMYQTESLRLAQTQSRIHTQSPTFMRAPAETPGMFALEAAIDELASELGIDPIVLRVRNEPEKSLYEDKPFSGRHLVECLQKGAEAFGWNERPREPRSQRDGDWLIGTGVASATYPAMFFPTQARVTLRAGGTAHIDCCSQELGTGTVTTQCQLLASQLRISASRVSMNLGDTSLPPGGISGGSATAASVGGAVRAAVDALRKKLIELAPSDSSLAQARVEDVSFKEGMVSVASQSWPLEELLSGKFKDEIAAVGQFKAAKDSKTSNHSYGAQFVEVAVDEELGLVRVRRMLGCFACGTILNAKTGRSQFLGGMIMGVGHALHEKTVWDHRLGRIANDNIAEYHVPVNADIPDMEIMWIDEPDFNASPVGAKGIGEIGITGVAAAIANAIYHATGRRYRDLPITPEKIII, from the coding sequence ATGGCAACGACCACCTATTCAAAGCTCCCTCTTGAAGGAGCAGTGGGCAAGCCGATCGTACGGCGGAGCGGGCGAGCGAAAGTCACTGGTACCGCCCCCTTTACTGCGGAGAGAAATCTCCCCGGTCTGCTGCACGCCGTCGCGGTACCGAGCACGATCGCCCGCGGAAAGATTCGTTCGATCGATACGAGTTCAGCGGAGAAGATGACGGGCGTTCGGGTGGTCATCACGCCCGACAATGTTCCGGAGTTCAAACGCATCCCCACGTTCAACGAAGCGATGAAGGAATCGTGTCTGGCATCGCATGTCTATCCTGCAGCCGAACGGGAAGTCTTCTATGCGGGGCAGTTTGTCGCTGCTGTTGTGGCCGATACGTTCGAAGCCGCACGCGATGCCGCTCTGGCGGTGAAGATCGAATACGAACCAATGGAGCACGTTACCTCGATCGAGGAAGCTCCCGCCGATGAACGACCGAAATCGCTCTTCGGTGCTCCGCCTGTCATCGAGATTGGCGATGCGGTCTCGGCTTTCGATCTGGCGGAGGTGAAGGTTGATGTCAATTTCGATCTGGCGATGAACCACCACAATCCGATCGAACCTCACGCCGCACTGGCTCACTGGAGTCACGAAGGCGGGAAAGAACATCTCACGGTCTTCGAAACAACGCAGTCACTGTCGGTTAGCCAGAAGACTTACGAGAAGCTGTTCAGTCTGCAACCCGAGCAGGTGCGCGTAATCTGCGAGATGGTCGGCGGGGCATTCGGCTCGAAAGGTTCGATGTGGCCCCATTCCGTGCTCGCCTGCTTTTGTGCAAGAGTTGCCGGGGCGCCGGTCAAACTCGTCGTGACCCGCCAGCAACTGTTCGGCGGCACCGGACATCGGACGCCGATGAAACAGCGAGTCGCTCTCGGGGCGAATCGCGATGGAACGATCAAGGCGATTATTCATGAAGGAGTAGCGACCACGTCGGAGAAGGATTCCTATGCCGAAGCCTTCACGATGGCGACTCGCATGATGTATCAGACCGAATCGCTGCGGCTCGCACAGACTCAGTCGCGAATTCATACGCAGTCGCCGACATTCATGCGGGCTCCGGCGGAAACGCCCGGCATGTTCGCGCTGGAAGCGGCGATCGATGAACTCGCCTCAGAACTTGGCATCGATCCGATTGTACTTCGCGTTCGAAATGAACCGGAGAAAAGTCTCTATGAAGACAAGCCATTCAGTGGGCGGCATCTGGTGGAATGTCTCCAGAAGGGAGCCGAAGCATTTGGCTGGAACGAGCGTCCGAGGGAGCCGCGTAGTCAGCGGGACGGAGACTGGCTGATCGGGACGGGCGTCGCCTCGGCAACCTATCCGGCGATGTTCTTTCCGACTCAGGCGCGCGTCACACTTCGAGCTGGTGGGACCGCTCACATCGACTGCTGCTCCCAGGAACTCGGCACGGGAACGGTCACTACTCAATGCCAGCTGCTGGCGTCACAGCTGAGGATCTCGGCCAGCCGCGTCAGCATGAATCTTGGCGACACGTCTCTTCCGCCCGGCGGGATTTCTGGCGGCAGCGCCACCGCCGCCAGTGTGGGGGGAGCAGTCCGAGCCGCAGTCGATGCCTTAAGGAAGAAGCTGATCGAACTGGCACCGTCCGACAGCTCGCTGGCACAGGCTCGCGTTGAGGACGTCTCCTTCAAAGAGGGAATGGTCTCTGTCGCGTCCCAGTCGTGGCCACTCGAGGAGTTACTGTCCGGCAAGTTCAAAGACGAAATCGCCGCTGTCGGGCAGTTCAAAGCTGCAAAGGATTCCAAAACGTCGAACCATTCCTACGGAGCCCAGTTCGTGGAAGTCGCTGTTGATGAAGAGCTGGGGCTCGTCCGCGTTCGGCGGATGCTCGGCTGTTTCGCCTGTGGCACCATTCTGAATGCCAAAACAGGGCGGAGTCAGTTTCTGGGCGGAATGATCATGGGCGTTGGGCATGCACTTCATGAAAAGACGGTCTGGGACCATCGGCTCGGGAGAATCGCGAACGACAATATCGCCGAGTATCACGTTCCTGTGAACGCCGACATCCCCGATATGGAGATCATGTGGATCGACGAACCCGACTTCAACGCCTCGCCGGTCGGAGCGAAGGGGATTGGTGAGATTGGAATCACTGGTGTCGCAGCCGCGATCGCCAATGCGATTTATCATGCGACCGGCCGTCGGTACCGGGACCTGCCGATCACCCCCGAGAAAATCATCATCTGA